A stretch of Henckelia pumila isolate YLH828 chromosome 4, ASM3356847v2, whole genome shotgun sequence DNA encodes these proteins:
- the LOC140867732 gene encoding uncharacterized protein, translating into MVCFCFLVDQTRQVRHSKPAAGTCSRCGGGVSVADMKTATRFCYVPFYWRTWRAIICTFCGAILRSYR; encoded by the coding sequence atggTGTGCTTCTGTTTTCTTGTTGATCAGACGAGACAAGTGAGGCACAGCAAGCCGGCGGCCGGAACGTGCTCGCGGTGCGGTGGCGGAGTCAGCGTGGCCGACATGAAGACGGCCACCAGGTTCTGCTACGTCCCCTTTTACTGGAGAACTTGGAGGGCTATTATCTGTACTTTCTGTGGTGCCATTTTGAGATCGTATAGGTGA